A single region of the Anaerolineales bacterium genome encodes:
- a CDS encoding transposase translates to MNTNHHRRSIRLKHYDYAQNGAYFVTICTHERRCFFGTIRDGEMMVNAWGQIVIEEWEQTAILRPNVALDAFVVMPNHVHGIIVMVDDGRGMMHHAPTDHAPTQPPDHAPPKREFSKPIAQSLSTIIGTFKAAVTRRINRLPNASGHSIWQRNYYEHIIRNDDDLIRIREYIETNPSRWQQDSLFSN, encoded by the coding sequence ATGAATACCAACCATCATCGTCGTTCTATCCGCCTGAAACATTACGATTATGCCCAAAACGGGGCGTATTTCGTCACAATCTGTACGCATGAACGGCGGTGTTTCTTTGGAACAATACGTGATGGGGAAATGATGGTCAATGCATGGGGGCAGATTGTGATCGAGGAATGGGAACAAACGGCGATTTTACGCCCCAATGTGGCATTGGATGCGTTTGTGGTTATGCCCAATCATGTGCATGGGATAATCGTCATGGTGGATGATGGTAGGGGCATGATGCATCATGCCCCTACGGATCATGCCCCTACACAACCGCCCGATCATGCCCCGCCCAAACGTGAATTTTCCAAGCCGATTGCACAATCGTTGTCCACGATTATTGGGACATTCAAAGCGGCCGTCACCCGCCGCATCAACCGTCTGCCAAACGCATCCGGTCATTCCATCTGGCAGCGCAACTATTACGAACACATCATCCGCAATGACGACGACCTGATCCGCATTCGAGAATACATCGAAACGAATCCATCTCGGTGGCAGCAAGACAGCCTGTTTTCAAACTAA
- a CDS encoding type II toxin-antitoxin system VapC family toxin produces the protein MLYIVDASVVAEFLITGPHTPNAQAFFKGALNGDLFTVPELALSECTNVIWQAVRFRGMPSAQALQALRDLKALPLKRAPTKAVLGTALAIGLKHNLAIYDSLYIALALRSKNAFVTLDAKQIRAATAEGVTVIPITNFK, from the coding sequence ATGCTCTATATCGTGGATGCCAGCGTCGTCGCTGAATTTCTCATCACCGGACCGCACACCCCAAACGCCCAGGCGTTTTTCAAAGGCGCGCTGAACGGCGATCTCTTCACTGTACCTGAACTGGCGCTGAGTGAATGTACCAACGTCATCTGGCAGGCGGTGCGTTTTCGAGGGATGCCGTCCGCGCAGGCGCTTCAGGCACTACGTGATCTCAAAGCCCTGCCGTTGAAACGCGCGCCGACCAAAGCCGTGTTAGGCACCGCGCTGGCAATTGGATTGAAGCACAACCTGGCGATCTACGACTCGCTGTACATTGCCCTGGCGCTGCGAAGCAAGAATGCTTTCGTGACCCTCGATGCCAAGCAAATCCGTGCAGCTACAGCCGAAGGTGTGACCGTAATCCCCATCACGAATTTCAAGTAG